Proteins encoded in a region of the Panthera tigris isolate Pti1 chromosome B2, P.tigris_Pti1_mat1.1, whole genome shotgun sequence genome:
- the TSPO2 gene encoding translocator protein 2, whose protein sequence is MRPQGTIFVALPHLGPILVWLLTRRTSGWYDSPKKPPWCPPHKVLMAGWITIYFVIGYASYLVWKDLGGGFGRPLVLPLGLYAVQLAISWTVLILFFVARTHGLALLHLLLLYGLVVSTALIWHPVNKLAAVLLLPYLAWLTVTASIAYRLWRDSLCPSQQAQPSGEKSD, encoded by the exons ATGCGGCCTCAAGGGACCATCTTTGTGGCTCTTCCCCACCTGGGGCCCATCCTGGTCTGGTTGCTCACCCGTCGAACGTCTGGTTGGTACGACAGCCCAAagaagccaccctggtgcccaccTCACAAGGTCTTGATGGCAGGGTGGATAACCATCTACTTCGTCATAGG CTATGCCTCCTACCTGGTGTGGAAGGACCTGGGAGGGGGCTTTGGGAGGCCCCTGGTCCTGCCTCTCGGCCTCTATGCTGTGCAGCTTGCCATCAGCTGGACTGTCCTGATTCTCTTTTTCGTAGCCCGCACCCATGGTCTG gCCCTGCTGCACCTGCTGCTGCTCTATGGGCTGGTGGTGAGCACAGCGTTGATCTGGCATCCCGTCAACAAGCTGGCTGCCGTGCTCCTGCTGCCTTACCTGGCCTGGCTCACCGTGACTGCTTCCATCGCTTACCGCCTGTGGAGGGACAGCCTCTGTCCAAGCCAGCAGGCTCAGCCCAGTGGGGAGAAGAGCGACTGA